The Procambarus clarkii isolate CNS0578487 chromosome 12, FALCON_Pclarkii_2.0, whole genome shotgun sequence DNA window atgttcactatgcccctgtgttTCACTAATAACTcagcaatgttcactatgccccaGTGTTCTAGTAATGACTcagcaatgttcactatgcccctgtgttTCACTAATAACTcagcaatgttcactatgcccctgtgttCTACTAATAACTCaccaatgttcactatgcccctgtgttCCACTAGTAACTAAAtaatgttcactatgcccctgtgttTCACTAATAACTcagcaatgttcactatgcccctgtgttCTAGTAATAACTcagcaatgttcactatgccccgGTGTTCTAGTAATGACTCaccaatgttcactatgcccctgtgttCTAGTAATGACTcagcaatgttcactatgccccgGTGTTCTAGTAATGACTcagcaatgttcactatgccccgGTGTTCTAGTAATAACTcagcaatgttcactatgcccctgtgttCTAGTAATAACTcagcaatgttcactatgccccgGTGTTCTAGTAATGACTcagcaatgttcactatgcccctgtgttCTAGTAATAACTcagcaatgttcactatgcccctgGTGTTCTAGTAATGACTCaccaatgttcactatgcccctgtgttCTAGTAATGACTCaccaatgttcactatgccccgGTGTTCTAGTAATGACTCaccaatgttcactatgccccaGTGTTGCCAACACTAATATTGACGCCGCTGGAAGCAAGGCAATACTTCTACTGTTTGGCTGCAACACAGTGGACTCCCTAACACACTGCGTCATCCACTCTTAGTTGAGAAGGTAGTTGAAGCTGAATCACTTGTTACACCCGAGCGTTTCCTGCCTACTGACTCCTCCACTATGTTCCTCGGCAGCTTTTGCACATATTTCCAGACATAAGAAcgtgtcactatcaccaccaccgttGTTGTCACATCCTAAACCTTTCAGTTTAGATTTTCTGGTGAAATTCCAACCTGACTATATTGTTGGCATCTGTCATACAATATCACCATGGTCTCTCGCTTTCTGCTGTCTCTATTCCTAACTTTTATATTGGCAAAATGTCTGGATTACGCATGTGTAAGGTGATTTTTTTCTAGGTGCTTCTGGCGGTGTTGTGTTTACATTTGTGGTTTGGATAGCAGAAAAACGAAGCAGACGCCCATCGTTTCCTGCTACGGTAGCAGGTAATTGGATGGCAGACTCGCAATAGTCTGAGTCTGGTCCAAAGTTTAGTAACAAAGATGTTTCAACGTCCGACAGTTCCACGGTGTGACTTGGCACTTTTCGTTGACTAGGAGGTGGAGTCCTTCTGGTACTGGGTGCCACCAGTCGGGTCATTCCTAGGACACCGACAAGTAACCCAGCAAGTGGAgggcctgaaggtgttcctccggCAGGTTGGAGAGGTGCCAGTGAGCCACAATGGTGGCACTTCTCAGTGGGATATTTCGATACCTGCAATTGGCATAGTTATGCTGATCCAGATTGTTTGGCAGGTGACGTTGGGAAGACAGACACAGCGCCATCATGGTGTGGAGGGAACTGAGGAGAAGGACCAGACAggagagaaggatgaggagggaactgaggaaaagaatgaggagggaactgaggagaaggatgaggagggaactgaggagaaggatgaggagggaaCTGAGAAGAAGAGTGAGGAGGGAACTGAGGAGAAGAATGAAGAGGGAACTGAGAAGAAGGACCAGACAggagagaaggatgaggagggaaCTGAGGAAAAGAATGAGGAGGGAACTGAGGAGATGGATGAGGAGGGAACTGAGAAGAAGAGTGAGGAGGGAACtgaggagaaggatgaggagggaactgaggagaaggatgaggagggaactgaggaaaagaatgaggagggaactgaggagaaggatgaggagggaactgaggaaaagaatgaggagggaactgaggagaaggatgaggagggaaCTGAGGAGATGGATGAGGAGGGAACTGAGAAGAAGAGTGAGGAGGGAACtgaggagaaggatgaggagggaaCTGAGAAGAAGGACCAGACAggagagaaggatgaggagggaaCTGAGGAAAAGAATGAGGAGGGAACTGAGGAGAAGAGTGAGGAGGGAACTGAGCAGAAGAATGAGGATGGAACTGAGCAGAAGAATGAGGAGGGAACTGATGAGAAGAATGAGGAGGGAACTGAGCAGAAGAATGAGGAGGGAACTGAGAAGAAGAATGAGGAGGGAACTGAGAAGAAGAATGAGGAGGGAACTGAGGAGGAGGATCATGCAggagagaaggatgaggagggaaCTGAGAGATATAGTGACAAGGATGTCACCGGCTCGTCTGAATGTACGTAGGCCGACATCAGTAATGATGTCACCAATGATGATAGTGACGAGGACGATGACGTCAATGTCATAATTCCATCAATAGCAGAGCAACGCAAAATTCGAGACCTTATCGTCCCTCAGTTTATCGTGAGAATATGCAACATCCACCACAGCCTCTCTCCTGAATACGTAAAAAATTTCCTTGACAAAATTCAGAGAGTTCAGAAGTTTGATATTGAGTACAGAGAGAAGTTAGGGAAAAACGGAGCCATCGTGCGCTGCCAAGAGGCGCTTGTAATTTATACCAGTCGGGATGCCTTTGAGAGTGTTCTTAGTTGTACCTTCTCCACACTAGCGCTTGGGGAATGCACTCCCTTTGCCGTGGCAGAATACATCCCGGATCAGGACAAAATGTAGGCTAAGCATGACGGTAAGAATCACGTAATTTATGTGTCCAATGTTTCCTTCAGACGTACCCGGAAGGAGGTGTTATCTCACTTCCAGAAATTTGGTCCGGTCTATAGTTTTAATATGGAGCCGTTTAAGGGGCCCCATACACACTGTGGTTCGGGGACAATTACTTACAGGAGCCGAAGTGCGTTCTTTGCCGCACTCAGAGGAGATCACTCCGCACTGACGCGGGGTCAACGTATAGTTAATGTTCGTGTGTAGTATGACCCGGCGGTTGATAAATGACCACATCACCCTTCATCTTCCTTCCCCCGTTCCCAtcctaaatctttatcctgatcccttccaagtgctatagtcgTAACGGTTTGGCGTTTTCTCCCGATAGTTTTAATTTTTcccttactgtgtgtgtgtgtgtgtgtgtgtgtgtatatgtaactagctgtacccggccacacgttgctgtggctcagcaaccttcccctatctcccaatcctccccactattcccccctcccccgtccctttgtcctcccaactattcctcactTCCCCGTCCCCCCATCCTTTCaagcattccccactcccctgtccccctcgtgatccccaccattccccccccctccaccatccctttcccctccccaccatccctcactctacCGTCTCCCTCGATTCTCTTTCTTCTcacatatttgtgtgtgtgtgtgtgtgtactcacttatttgtgcttgcggggttgagctctggctctttggttccgcctcacaactgtcaatcaactggtgtacaggttcctgagcctattgggctctatcatatctacacttgaaactgtgtatggagtcaacctccaccacattacttcctaatgcattccatttgtcaactactctgacactaaaaaaattctttctgatatctatgtggctcatttgggcactcagtttccacctgtgtcccctagtgcgtgtgccccttgggttaaatagcccgtctttatctaccctgtcaattcctctgagaatcttgtacgtggtgataatatcctccctaactcttctgtcttctagcgacgtgaggtttaattcccgtagtctctccttgtagctcatacctctcagcccgggtactagtctggtggcaaacctttgaactttttccagtttggtcttatgcttgactagatatggactccatgctggaggtgcatattccaggatttgtCTGATATAGGTGGTATtcaaagttctgaaggattccttgcacaaatatctaaatgccgttcttatgttagccaacctggcatatgctgctgatgttatcctcttgatatgggcttcaggggacaggtctggcgtgaaatCAAccaccaggtctttctctctctctgactcgtgtagaatttcatctcccaaataataccttgtaactggcctcctgctccctacacctatcttgattacattacatttgcttgggttaaactttaacaaccatttgttcaaccattcctttagcttgtctaggtcttcttgaagcctcaagctgtcctcctctgtcttaatccttctcataattttggcatcgtcagcaaacattgagaggaatgaataacctctgggagatcgttcacgtatatcagaaacagaataggaccgagtacagagccctgtgggactccactggtgacttcacgccaatctgagatctcacccctcactgtaactctttgcttcctattgcttaggtattcccttattcactggagcactttaccaattACTCATGCCTGTCTCTccaacttatgtaccagcctcttattgggaactgtatcaaaggctttccgacagtccaaaaaaatgcagtctgcccagccttctctttcttgcttaatctttgtcatttaatcgtagaattctattaagccaggaaggcaagatttaccctccctgaacccatgttggcgatttgtcactgtCATGGTCGGGGAGATATAATCTCCATATACCTATCTTAAGGTagtaaccttcagcatcactggaacacatagcctggccaCATATCACTCAAGGTTCTAGGGGAGTAAAAAGCTAGCaacaaatattccagtttactggcatTAAGAACTTTCCACAACATTAATACTACAACACTCTACTAGTATAACACACTCTAATActatatccagcttctcaacaactGGGCATGATACATCAAATAGGTCTGTaaactgcatcaatcaacactagctgacaccaggaactTTGCCTAGCGCAGTGGAACACTAGTGCCTGTATGCTTCTAATACCAACAAGGATGGTGGTGTGTCAACCAATAACACATGAGGTAAGAGGAATAATATCATATACAGCACCTTGGCATTTCACAAGTTCCTCAAAATATATCACCTCACTATGACACATAATAATcacctaccacctggtatacatAATGGACAACAGTAGAAAATGATCCATATCAATACATACAGTGTTgtgttgatcatagatctcctacacaggaagaatggatactcctttaactaacttacttatttattaaccccttaacaaccccccatatacactcacaccaataacagtaataataattactttacctcactatcttacgttaaaagccttggtccacttaagcaggatacaaggtttacactgtgaacaagctagggtaaagtactactggttaagaactgaagcttgatgcagcttagggtagtgagaccacgtggtaccctaatacaacacaacacaacacttaggggtactcaaaacactggcaaatactacccccaggtcttttttttttagatatatacaagagttgttacattcttgtagggcCACTAGtatgtgtagcgtttcgggcaggtccctggaatacgatcccctgccgcaaagaatcgtttttcatccaagtacacattttactgttgcgttaaacagaggctacagttaaggaattgtgcccagtaaatcctccccggccaggatacgaacccatgacatagcgctcgcggaacgccaggcgagtgtcttaccactacaccacggagactgtggtgtCTCACCAatcttactaccagagtaggcacacttacaacaCAGGATATACTTAACTTAATATTACAGGCATTCAAggtaagggaaggaaggaggagaagaaaaGGTAGAGGGTTGCAAGCAGCTCAGAGGAGATCTCgacaccacgaacgccagccagagagagagcgcatcTCCACTCTTCTCCCTTagttcactcgctgccagcagactactcaactaatcgcacagcattcctatcccaagtttactcaggtttactttacaaatgattagaaagtattagtaaacatagttggtgcctattttattatttaatcaaatcaaatcaaatcaaatcaactcaaatcaaatgtttatttaggtaaggtacatacatacaagagattttacaaagagtgatgaatttatagatagggctagtacatacaatgcctaaagccactattacgcaaagcgtttcatgcatgaaaaacttaaatgactaaagcttaatactaattgagcataaagaataaaatgaaaacatggaatgaaaacatagctgaaaaagcagcacaaatacaattctgtcgacaaacagcgccctttaaaaaaaaaaacagacatgggttgacaatagaggggtaaggtaggttacagggaatatattaggtatagctttgtttttatcttaaactggttgagagaggtacagtctttaacatggttgggaaggtcattccacaatctgggtcccttgatttgtagagcatttctagtttgattaagtcgtactctaggaatatcaaaattgtatttatttctggtgtggtgctcatgggttctgttacaatcttctatgaagcttttgaggtcaggattggcattacagtttagcgttttatatatgtataatacacatgagagaatgtgcagtgacttaatgtctaacatattcagagatttgagtagggggtaccgagtgatgtctggggccagagttggatattgtcataatagcagctttgtgttgagtaattagaggacgtaaatgattttgagtagtagaaccctaagcacaaataccatagttgagatatggatagatgagggagtaatagagagtcaccagggcagggcggggtacataatatctgatcttgcaaagaatgccaacagtttttgaaactttttttttatatatttagaatgtgtccctggaaattcagcttgtggtcgatgagaatgccaaggaatttgccatctaatttgttacaaatttgggtattgtttattttgagatttatttgattagaggatttattgccaaacagaatatagaaagttttgtcaatgttaagggtgagtttgttggcagttagccacagatggactttatttagctcagtatttactgtggcatttagagcaaggggatcaggactggagtaaatgaaggctgtgtcgtcagcaaatagaattggtttgaggtgttgggaggcatttggaaggtcattaatgtagatgagaaagaggagagggccaagtatgctgccctgaggaacaccaatgttgatgggtagggtgggagaaattgaattattcacagaaacatactggagcctgtcagtaaggtaggatttgaggtattgcagggagtgttctccgactccataatgatgtaatttaagaagaaggttttggtggttgacagtgtcaaaagccttacgcaggtccacaaataacccaacagggaactcatttttatcaagagctgtatggatcgagttaagcatactaataagtgcatcgttagtgcttttttttggtctgaagccatattggcaagggctaagtatattgtgtttggctagataagagtaaagctgcttgtagattagtttttcaaagatttttgacaagtttggcaggattgatataggtctgtagttgttaacatctgtgagatcatcacatttgtggacaggcgttactctcacctttttagaatatctggaaaggtttggagttcaagtgacttgttgaagagcaatgcaatagcaggggctaaagatctggaggcttttttgtaaattaaagttggtatctcctcaagggcactagacttggttttaagggaaaggattatctcattgacgtcagtggaattaataggctttaggtacagagactgtggatagttacctgtaagatagtccttaacgtcagtactggaagatggaatatcatttccaagggatgacccaatagaagagaagaacctattgaactcaatagcagaatctgaggctgaaagctgaccatcgttattggacaggagtgttggtttgttatttaaagtcttctttgatcccaatatttgtgaaattgtgctccaagtttttttaatgttgctctttatttgggtaaatttatcttcgtagtattgagttttggctcgtctaattatcttagatagcaataacgagtaattctttgagaattctttggagacaattcctaacctatacttcttctcaaggtcatgttttttactaatggatttaagtattccctttgtaagccagggattgttaagccttttggttgtgacttgttttgtaagcataggacagtgggtgttataaaggctgagttttttgaagaaaagattgcactgctaggttgatgtcccctatgttacctaactcggactcccagttgacattatcagcagcagttataaaattgtctgtagcagtttcattgtgcagcctaaaacttaactcccttgactctagaggtggtttgctaatgttagttaagagaaatgtggggtaatggtctgtagtgctatcggtgattatacctaaagtaagcggagaggttatgtttgtccagatgtgatctagagtcgtggcagtactatcagtgattctagtaggtctagtgattaagggtatgaggaagcaggaattcatacagttgaggaagctaacagcagtagggtgttcaggctcgcagaggtcaatattaaagtcaattgcgataattagatggtttttgttcagtctgttatcgattattagatttctaaggtttgagttgaattcggacacatcagtgttaggaattctataaactgcacccacagacaggacagactcggcacccttgactctgaagctggcgaagatatactccccacagcagtctctagttctaatttcttttaagcatgttagttcttggtggtagtaaagagcagtgccaccacctctctgaagttgacaacagttgtgaattgccgagtagttaggcatgttaaagagttgagtagtatcctctttcaaccatgtttcagtaagtataataaaagagaatttcttgtcaatagtttcaatcaaggcactaacatcatcgaagtgtttacctattaatctaacgttcaagttgattacagagatattgtgattatgagttaatacaatgtttacatcatgtgctgcaaaatatctgcaatttagatcattaaagtgatgattgtcatagatagtggataagaggtttagttctgggtctatacttgtctgcataaaaaagctggttgcaggaaaacaaggcaagaaa harbors:
- the LOC138364200 gene encoding uncharacterized protein codes for the protein MSGLRMCKEVESFWYWVPPVGSFLGHRQVTQQVEGLKVFLRQVGEVPVSHNGGTSQWDISIPAIGIVMLIQIVWQVTLGRQTQRHHGVEGTEEKDQTGEKDEEGTEEKNEEGTEEKDEEGTEEKDEEGTEKKSEEGTEEKNEEGTEKKDQTGEKDEEGTEEKNEEGTEEMDEEGTEKKSEEGTEEKDEEGTEEKDEEGTEEKNEEGTEEKDEEGTEEKNEEGTEEKDEEGTEEMDEEGTEKKSEEGTEEKDEEGTEKKDQTGEKDEEGTEEKNEEGTEEKSEEGTEQKNEDGTEQKNEEGTDEKNEEGTEQKNEEGTEKKNEEGTEKKNEEGTEEEDHAGEKDEEGTERYSDKDVTGSSECT